A stretch of the Thiomicrorhabdus indica genome encodes the following:
- a CDS encoding homoserine dehydrogenase, whose product MKTFKIGLLGLGTVGGGTVNILQETLSEIQRRIGHNIEVSIIAVRDLNRSRPIDTSSIQMTDNPHDVVNHPEVDIVVELMGGTGLAKELLINAIQNKKHVVTANKALIAEFGNELFSFANENNVMVNYEAAVAGGIPIIKAVREGLAANKIEWLAGIINGTGNYILTEMKKPGADFAEVLKVAQELGYAEADPTFDVEGIDAAHKLTILASIGFGIELQFNKVYTEGISKITAEDIHFAEQLGYQIKHLGLATRTENGYSLRVHPTLVANEVLIANVNGVMNAVMAKGDHVGPTMYYGPGAGAGPTASAVVADIIDVIRAQSQNVEDRVPGLGFKADQLESAPVEPIENSVSSFYIRCFAQDHSGVLAKITAVFAELEINIEQLYQEPSQEKPEDATLVMVTNAVKESRFNQALAELQAMPEIGNDIQRIRVAELD is encoded by the coding sequence ATGAAAACCTTTAAGATTGGCCTACTAGGATTAGGCACAGTGGGTGGCGGTACCGTCAACATTTTGCAAGAAACTCTTTCTGAAATTCAGAGACGTATTGGTCACAATATTGAAGTCTCAATTATTGCAGTTCGTGATTTGAATCGTAGTCGTCCAATCGATACGTCATCAATACAAATGACGGATAACCCACATGATGTAGTGAATCATCCTGAGGTTGATATTGTTGTTGAATTAATGGGGGGAACAGGGCTTGCCAAAGAATTGCTGATAAATGCGATTCAAAATAAGAAGCATGTTGTCACTGCGAACAAAGCATTGATTGCCGAGTTTGGTAATGAGTTGTTTTCATTTGCCAATGAAAACAATGTCATGGTGAATTATGAAGCAGCGGTTGCTGGAGGCATTCCAATAATCAAGGCTGTCCGAGAAGGCTTGGCGGCTAATAAAATTGAATGGCTCGCAGGTATTATTAATGGGACAGGCAACTATATCTTGACTGAAATGAAAAAACCAGGCGCAGATTTTGCCGAAGTTTTAAAGGTTGCACAAGAATTGGGTTACGCGGAAGCGGATCCAACCTTTGATGTTGAAGGGATTGATGCTGCTCATAAGTTAACTATCTTAGCTTCAATTGGTTTTGGAATTGAATTACAGTTCAATAAGGTCTATACCGAAGGGATTAGCAAAATCACTGCGGAAGATATTCATTTTGCAGAACAATTAGGGTATCAAATTAAACATCTAGGATTGGCAACCCGAACTGAAAATGGCTATTCACTCCGTGTACATCCTACTTTGGTAGCCAATGAAGTTTTAATTGCTAATGTAAATGGCGTGATGAACGCGGTTATGGCAAAAGGTGACCATGTTGGGCCTACCATGTATTACGGGCCGGGTGCTGGTGCGGGACCAACTGCCAGCGCTGTGGTTGCTGACATTATTGATGTGATTCGAGCTCAAAGTCAAAACGTTGAAGATCGGGTTCCTGGACTGGGCTTTAAGGCAGACCAGCTAGAATCCGCTCCGGTAGAGCCAATTGAAAACAGTGTTTCGAGTTTTTATATTCGTTGCTTTGCGCAAGACCATTCAGGTGTGTTGGCTAAAATTACTGCGGTATTTGCTGAACTAGAAATTAATATTGAGCAACTATATCAAGAACCTTCGCAAGAGAAGCCTGAAGATGCAACATTAGTCATGGTTACTAACGCGGTAAAGGAATCCCGTTTTAATCAAGCTTTAGCGGAACTACAGGCTATGCCTGAAATTGGTAATGATATTCAGCGTATTCGTGTTGCTGAACTCGATTGA